One genomic segment of Vulpes lagopus strain Blue_001 chromosome 9, ASM1834538v1, whole genome shotgun sequence includes these proteins:
- the LOC121498993 gene encoding basic salivary proline-rich protein 1-like translates to MNRTRDPAPRAPRRRYGPTPPGGDVTPASCSLAQEAPGLTPDSISTSAAGPPTPGALHKSAAGPLPIPGIPPQPHLQADWSLPPTPVQAAAAPQGPKTPSRHTRSAQTTTPVEENWSQKEAPVCTHPGKPACPPGPPPGALGKYLPPHQGSRRLPAPQPAPQPGGQAAVSLTKYKRASTRSPGDRAGRAEGHARAAPRAPPGPRQGHAAEGQAAAEQLTQRKPELWPGTPTALSQSGRPPEDTSGGPPPARGIRAYTWLSSLSPANLPSRPTD, encoded by the exons ATGAACCGCACTCGGGACCCGGCCCCCCGGGCACCGCGGA GACGCTATGGGCCAACCCCGCCCGGGGGGGATGTCACCCCAGCCAGCTGCAGCCTGGCCCAGGAGGCACCCGGGCTGACCCCGGATTCCATCAGCAC GTCGGCagcagggccccccaccccaggggccctGCACAAGTCGGCAGCAGGGCCCCTCCCCATCCCGGGGATCCCCCCACAGCCTCACCTCCAGGCAGACTGGTCTCTGCCGCCAACCCCCGTACAGGCTGCTGCGGCCCCTCAGGGCCCCAAGACGCCCAGTCGGCACACCCGATCGGCCCAGACCACCACACCTGTGGAG GAGAACTGGAGCCAGAAGGAAGCTCCCGTCTGCACCCACCCCGGGAAGCCTGcctgcccccccggcccccctccgGGAGCTCTGGGCAAATACCTGCCGCCCCACCAGGGATCTCGCCGGCTGCCTGCCCCCCAGCCAGCCCCACAGCCGGGCGGCCAAG CCGCCGTCTCCCTGACAAAATACAAGCGGGCGAGCACGAGGTCGCCAGGAGACAGGGCTGGCCGCGCCGAGGGCCACGCCAGGGCCGCGCCGAGGGCCCCGCCAGGGCCACGCCAGGGCCACGCCGCCGAGGGCCAGGCCGCAGCGGAGCAGCTGACCCAGCGGAAGCCGGAGCTCTGG CCCGGGACTCCGACGGCCCTGAGCCAGTCCGGCCGACCCCCGGAGGACACGAGTGGAG GACCGCCACCCGCCCGCGGCATCCGGGCGTACACCTGGCTGTCCAGCCTCAGCCCTGCCAACCTGCCCTCCCGCCCCACGGACTGA